A window of the Cicer arietinum cultivar CDC Frontier isolate Library 1 chromosome 6, Cicar.CDCFrontier_v2.0, whole genome shotgun sequence genome harbors these coding sequences:
- the LOC101509102 gene encoding polygalacturonase-like yields MSKKLNPLHFLILITILYCILISSTAKASTYNVIQFGAKPNGKTDSTKAFLNAWTKACASPNPVSIYVPQGKFLLGAATFNGKCTNKAISIIIDGTLVAPSDYRLTGNAGYWLKFQHVDGVSIRGGVLDGQGTSLWDCKNSGKSSNCPTGVTTLEFSNSKNIMISGLTSMNSQMFHIVFNGCQNVMAQGVKIMAAGNSPNTDGIHVQMSSHVTILKSNIRTGDDCISIGPGTSNLWIENIACGPGHGISIGSLGWELNEPGVQNVTVKTVTFSGTQNGVRIKSWGRPSNGFVRNVFFQDAIMVNVQNPIVIDQNYCPNNKDCPGQASGIKISDVTYEDIHGTSATQVAVKFDCSYKYPCSGLKLKDVKLTYKNQVAEASCNHAGGAALGLVQPQSCL; encoded by the exons ATGTCCAAAAAACTTAACCCTCTTCATTTTCTCATCCTCATAACCATACTATATTGTATCTTAATTTCATCCACCGCAAAAGCATCAACATACAATGTAATCCAATTCGGAGCCAAACCAAACGGAAAAACCGATTCCACAAAAGCATTCCTAAATGCATGGACTAAAGCATGTGCTTCACCTAATCCCGTATCAATTTACGTACCACAAGGGAAATTCTTACTTGGAGCCGCAACGTTTAATGGAAAATGTACCAATAAGGCTATTTCTATAATCATTGATGGTACTTTGGTTGCTCCTTCTGATTACCGTTTAACCGGAAATGCCGGTTACTGGTTGAAGTTTCAGCACGTCGACGGGGTTTCGATCCGCGGCGGTGTGCTTGATGGACAGGGGACTTCTTTGTGGGATTGCAAAAACTCAGGAAAAAGTAGTAATTGTCCAACTGGAGTTACG ACGCTGGAATTTAGCAACTCCAAAAACATTATGATCAGTGGGTTGACATCAATGAATAGTCAAATGTTCCACATCGTGTTCAATGGATGCCAAAACGTTATGGCTCAAGGCGTAAAAATCATGGCGGCCGGAAACAGCCCAAACACCGACGGCATCCATGTCCAAATGTCCTCCCACGTCACCATCCTCAAATCAAATATTCGAACCGGTGATGATTGCATCTCCATTGGCCCTGGCACCAGTAATTTGTGGATCGAAAATATTGCATGTGGACCTGGACATGGAATAAG CATTGGAAGCTTAGGATGGGAGTTAAACGAACCAGGTGTACAAAATGTGACAGTTAAAACGGTTACATTCTCAGGGACTCAAAATGGTGTTAGGATAAAGTCTTGGGGTAGACCTAGCAATGGATTTGTGAGGAACGTGTTTTTCCAAGATGCAATTATGGTTAATGTCCAAAACCCAATTGTAATTGACCAGAATTACTGCCCTAATAACAAGGACTGCCCTGGCCAG GCATCTGGGATTAAAATCAGTGATGTTACATACGAAGACATTCATGGAACATCAGCAACACAGGTAGCTGTAAAATTCGATTGTAGCTATAAGTATCCATGCAGTGGGTTAAAGTTGAAGGATGTAAAGCTAACATACAAAAATCAAGTTGCTGAAGCATCTTGTAATCATGCTGGTGGAGCTGCGTTGGGTTTAGTTCAACCACAGAGTTGCTTatag
- the LOC101509427 gene encoding LOB domain-containing protein 4-like, with translation MKEVSGGGGRKQGAASPCAACKLLRRRCAQDCVFAPYFPADEPHKFANVHKVFGASNVNKMLQDLPEHQRGDAVSSMVYEANARVRDPVYGCVGAISSLQQQIDVLQTQLAVAQAEAVHLRVRQTASFWNNSGHSPTYSGSPSSNKINDSQPKNIFDMDMVVDQAGYADSIW, from the exons ATGAAAGAGGTTAGTGGAGGAGGAGGTAGGAAACAAGGTGCAGCCTCACCATGTGCTGCATGCAAGCTTCTAAGAAGAAGATGTGCTCAAGATTGTGTTTTTGCTCCTTATTTCCCTGCAGATGAGCCTCACAAATTTGCTAATGTTCACAAAGTCTTTGGTGCTAGCAATGTTAACAAGATGCTTCAG GACTTACCTGAACATCAAAGAGGGGATGCAGTGAGTAGCATGGTGTATGAGGCAAATGCAAGAGTGAGAGATCCTGTGTATGGGTGTGTAGGTGCCATTTCATCACTTCAGCAACAAATTGATGTGTTACAAACCCAATTGGCTGTGGCACAAGCTGAAGCAGTGCACCTAAGGGTGCGCCAAACTGCATCATTTTGGAACAACTCAGGACATAGCCCAACCTATAGTGGTTCTCCATCATCCAACAAAATCAATGATTCAcaacccaaaaatatttttgatatggACATGGTGGTGGACCAAGCTGGCTATGCTGATTCAATCTGGTGA
- the LOC101509753 gene encoding cyclin-T1-5-like isoform X2, translated as MFLAGKVEETPRPLKDVILISYEMIHKKDPAAAQRIKQKEVYEQQKELILLAERVVLATLGFDLNVQHPYKPLVEAIKKFNVAKNALAQVAWNFVNDGLRTSLCLQFKPHHIAAGAIFLAAKFLKVKLPSDGEKVWWQEFDVTPRQLEEVSNQMLELYEQNRIPQSQGSEAEGAAAGGAKAAAKAPAANEEQASKQNSSHSAPQHSSVENNAVPHSGTENQSNDGSTEMGSDITDHKMDLETRDSQTSEKLPQKDNQRELANRSKSGTERIIAGDQDKMVGTKEAAELGTSDDTALYKSSSNVGRNLELREGPLNHSPKEAIKMIDKDKVKAALEKRRKERGEMTIKKDVMDEDDLIERELEDGVELAVEYEKNKQERRQSWSKPDDEDHGTDHDETRDGIQMGMKGKLQKDRDAEEGEMIDDASSLLNNRKRKVGSPLASQPEMKKRLDSNYHNDLAE; from the exons ATGTTTTTGGCTGGAAAGGTCGAGGAGACCCCTCGTCCTCTGAAGGATGTTATTCTCATTTCTTATGAGATGATTCACAAGAAGGATCCTGCAGCTGCACAAAGGATAAAACAGAAG GAAGTGTATGAGCAGCAGAAAGAATTAATTTTACTTGCAGAGAGGGTTGTACTTGCCACTTTGGGTTTTGACTTGAATGTCCAACATCCATATAAGCCCCTTGTCGAGGCCATAAAGAAGTTCAATGTTGCAAAGAATGCCCTTGCACAAGTTGCATGGAACTTTGTTAACGATGG GCTGAGGACATCACTCTGCCTGCAATTTAAGCCACATCATATCGCAGCAGGTGCCATTTTTCTTGCTGCCAAGTTCCTGAAAGTGAAGCTTCCATCAGATGGTGAAAAGGTTTGGTGGCAGGAGTTTGATGTCACCCCACGCCAATTGGAGG AAGTTAGCAATCAAATGTTGGAACTCTACGAGCAGAATAGAATTCCACAATCACAAGGAAGTGAAGCAGAAGGGGCTGCTGCAGGGGGGGCAAAAGCTGCTGCAAAGGCTCCTGCGGCGAATGAGGAACAGGCGTCAAAACAAAATTCATCTCATTCAGCTCCTCAGCACTCATCTGTGGAAAATAATGCAGTGCCACATTCAGGAACCGAAAACCAAAGCAATGATGGGAGTACAGAAATGGGCAGTGACATTACTGATCATAAAATGGACTTGGAAACCAGGGATTCTCAGACCTCAGAAAAGTTGCCTCAGAAAGATAACCAGAGAGAATTGGCCAATAGATCTAAATCTGGAACTGAACGAATAATTGCTGGAGACCAAGATAAAATGGTTGGGACAAAGGAGGCTGCAGAATTAGGAACGAGTGACGATACAGCATTATACAAGTCTAGCAGCAATGTTGGTCGAAACCTGGAGCTTCGAGAAGGCCCACTGAATCACTCACCCAAAGAAGCAATCAAAATGATTGACAAAGACAAAGTAAAGGCGGCATTAGAAAAAAGGAGAAAGGAACGAGGTGAAATGACAATAAAGAAAGATGTAATGGATGAGGATGATCTCATTGAGAGGGAGCTTGAAGATGGAGTTGAATTAGCAGTTGAGTACGAGAAAAATAAGCAAGAGAGAAGACAGAGCTGGTCTAAGCCTGATGATGAAGATCACGGTACAGACCATGACGAAACTAGAGATGGGATTCAGATGGGCATGAAAGGGAAATTACAGAAAGACAGGGATGCAGAAGAAGGAGAGATGATAGATGATGCTTCATCCTTGTTGAACAATCGCAAGAGAAAGGTGGGTAGCCCTCTGGCCAGCCAACCAGAGATGAAGAAACGGCTTGATTCCAATTATCACAATGATCTTGCTGAATAA
- the LOC101509753 gene encoding cyclin-T1-3-like isoform X1 → MAGVVSEELPHHAASDGNSCKSYKDKQEALGRWYMSRKEIEENSPSRNHGIDLKKETYLRKSYCTFLQDLGMRLKVPQVTIATAIIFCHRFFLRQSHAKNDRRTIATVCMFLAGKVEETPRPLKDVILISYEMIHKKDPAAAQRIKQKEVYEQQKELILLAERVVLATLGFDLNVQHPYKPLVEAIKKFNVAKNALAQVAWNFVNDGLRTSLCLQFKPHHIAAGAIFLAAKFLKVKLPSDGEKVWWQEFDVTPRQLEEVSNQMLELYEQNRIPQSQGSEAEGAAAGGAKAAAKAPAANEEQASKQNSSHSAPQHSSVENNAVPHSGTENQSNDGSTEMGSDITDHKMDLETRDSQTSEKLPQKDNQRELANRSKSGTERIIAGDQDKMVGTKEAAELGTSDDTALYKSSSNVGRNLELREGPLNHSPKEAIKMIDKDKVKAALEKRRKERGEMTIKKDVMDEDDLIERELEDGVELAVEYEKNKQERRQSWSKPDDEDHGTDHDETRDGIQMGMKGKLQKDRDAEEGEMIDDASSLLNNRKRKVGSPLASQPEMKKRLDSNYHNDLAE, encoded by the exons ATGGCAGGAGTTGTGTCTGAAGAGTTGCCACATCATGCAGCATCAGATGGAAACTCTTGTAAAAGTTATAAAGATAAGCAAGAAGCATTGGGTCGCTGGTATATGTCTAGAAAAGAAATAGAGGAAAATTCCCCATCACGGAATCATGGAATTGACTTGAAGAAGGAGACATATCTGCGCAAGTCATATTGCACATTCTTACAAGATTTAGGCATGAGACTTAAAGT GCCTCAGGTAACTATAGCAACAGCTATAATATTTTGTCACCGATTCTTTCTTCGACAATCTCATGCAAAGAACGACCGAAGG ACAATTGCCACAGTATGCATGTTTTTGGCTGGAAAGGTCGAGGAGACCCCTCGTCCTCTGAAGGATGTTATTCTCATTTCTTATGAGATGATTCACAAGAAGGATCCTGCAGCTGCACAAAGGATAAAACAGAAG GAAGTGTATGAGCAGCAGAAAGAATTAATTTTACTTGCAGAGAGGGTTGTACTTGCCACTTTGGGTTTTGACTTGAATGTCCAACATCCATATAAGCCCCTTGTCGAGGCCATAAAGAAGTTCAATGTTGCAAAGAATGCCCTTGCACAAGTTGCATGGAACTTTGTTAACGATGG GCTGAGGACATCACTCTGCCTGCAATTTAAGCCACATCATATCGCAGCAGGTGCCATTTTTCTTGCTGCCAAGTTCCTGAAAGTGAAGCTTCCATCAGATGGTGAAAAGGTTTGGTGGCAGGAGTTTGATGTCACCCCACGCCAATTGGAGG AAGTTAGCAATCAAATGTTGGAACTCTACGAGCAGAATAGAATTCCACAATCACAAGGAAGTGAAGCAGAAGGGGCTGCTGCAGGGGGGGCAAAAGCTGCTGCAAAGGCTCCTGCGGCGAATGAGGAACAGGCGTCAAAACAAAATTCATCTCATTCAGCTCCTCAGCACTCATCTGTGGAAAATAATGCAGTGCCACATTCAGGAACCGAAAACCAAAGCAATGATGGGAGTACAGAAATGGGCAGTGACATTACTGATCATAAAATGGACTTGGAAACCAGGGATTCTCAGACCTCAGAAAAGTTGCCTCAGAAAGATAACCAGAGAGAATTGGCCAATAGATCTAAATCTGGAACTGAACGAATAATTGCTGGAGACCAAGATAAAATGGTTGGGACAAAGGAGGCTGCAGAATTAGGAACGAGTGACGATACAGCATTATACAAGTCTAGCAGCAATGTTGGTCGAAACCTGGAGCTTCGAGAAGGCCCACTGAATCACTCACCCAAAGAAGCAATCAAAATGATTGACAAAGACAAAGTAAAGGCGGCATTAGAAAAAAGGAGAAAGGAACGAGGTGAAATGACAATAAAGAAAGATGTAATGGATGAGGATGATCTCATTGAGAGGGAGCTTGAAGATGGAGTTGAATTAGCAGTTGAGTACGAGAAAAATAAGCAAGAGAGAAGACAGAGCTGGTCTAAGCCTGATGATGAAGATCACGGTACAGACCATGACGAAACTAGAGATGGGATTCAGATGGGCATGAAAGGGAAATTACAGAAAGACAGGGATGCAGAAGAAGGAGAGATGATAGATGATGCTTCATCCTTGTTGAACAATCGCAAGAGAAAGGTGGGTAGCCCTCTGGCCAGCCAACCAGAGATGAAGAAACGGCTTGATTCCAATTATCACAATGATCTTGCTGAATAA